The Lutibacter sp. Hel_I_33_5 genome has a window encoding:
- the fsa gene encoding fructose-6-phosphate aldolase — protein sequence MKFFIDTANLEQIKDAQALGILDGVTTNPSLMAKEGITGHDNIINHYKTICDIVEGDVSAEVISTDFDGMVREGEALAALNPQIVVKLPMIKDGIKACKYFSDKGIKTNVTLVFSAGQALLAAKAGATYVSPFIGRLDDISTDGLNLIAEIRQIYDNYGFETEILAASVRHTMHIIDCAKLGSDVMTGPLSAIEGLLKHPLTDIGLAKFLADYKKGN from the coding sequence ATGAAATTTTTTATAGATACAGCTAATTTAGAGCAAATTAAAGACGCGCAAGCATTAGGTATTTTAGATGGTGTTACTACAAATCCATCTCTAATGGCTAAAGAAGGAATTACTGGGCATGATAATATTATCAATCATTATAAAACAATTTGTGACATTGTTGAAGGTGATGTTTCTGCGGAAGTAATTTCTACAGATTTTGATGGTATGGTAAGAGAAGGAGAAGCATTAGCTGCTTTAAATCCTCAAATTGTGGTGAAATTACCGATGATAAAAGATGGGATTAAAGCATGTAAATATTTTTCTGATAAAGGAATTAAAACAAATGTTACGTTAGTATTTTCTGCTGGTCAAGCTTTATTGGCAGCAAAAGCAGGAGCAACCTATGTATCACCATTTATTGGACGTTTAGATGATATTTCTACAGATGGATTAAACTTGATCGCAGAAATCCGTCAGATTTATGATAATTACGGATTTGAAACAGAAATTTTAGCAGCATCAGTACGTCACACTATGCATATTATTGATTGTGCTAAGTTAGGCTCTGATGTGATGACTGGTCCTTTAAGTGCTATCGAAGGATTATTAAAACATCCACTTACAGATATTGGTTTGGCTAAGTTTTTAGCAGATTATAAAAAAGGAAACTAG
- a CDS encoding SDR family oxidoreductase encodes MSKVVLITGASSGIGKSIAVYLANKGFTVYGTSRNPKKTGNLSFQLIALDVLKPETIKSAIDFIIDKERRLDVLVNNAGMGITGPIEDTPSDEMRSVFNTNFFGAIDVMKSVLPQMRAQKSGLIINVTSIAGYMGLPFRGIYSASKGALELVTEATRMEVAEFGIKVTNIAPGDFATNIAAGRFHTPVFEKSAYREKYQENLDLMDSHVDSGMDPIEMAKKAHQIINTQNPKIHYKVGDFMQKFSIVLKRILPDKLYETLLMNHYKL; translated from the coding sequence ATGTCTAAAGTAGTTTTAATAACTGGTGCATCATCTGGAATAGGTAAATCTATTGCTGTTTATTTAGCAAATAAAGGATTCACTGTTTACGGAACGAGTAGAAATCCAAAGAAAACCGGAAATTTATCTTTTCAATTAATCGCTTTAGATGTTTTAAAACCTGAAACTATAAAATCTGCTATCGATTTTATTATTGATAAAGAAAGGCGATTAGATGTGTTGGTAAATAATGCAGGTATGGGAATTACAGGCCCAATTGAAGATACTCCATCAGATGAAATGAGAAGTGTTTTCAATACCAATTTTTTTGGAGCTATTGATGTAATGAAATCAGTTTTACCGCAAATGAGAGCACAAAAATCAGGGTTAATTATTAACGTTACTTCTATTGCTGGTTATATGGGATTACCTTTTAGAGGAATTTATTCTGCTTCAAAAGGCGCTCTAGAATTAGTTACTGAAGCTACAAGAATGGAGGTTGCCGAATTCGGAATAAAAGTAACCAATATTGCTCCAGGTGATTTTGCTACAAATATTGCCGCAGGTAGATTTCATACACCTGTTTTTGAAAAATCTGCTTACCGAGAAAAATATCAAGAAAATTTAGATTTAATGGATAGTCATGTTGATAGTGGGATGGATCCAATAGAAATGGCAAAAAAAGCACATCAAATTATTAATACCCAAAATCCAAAGATTCATTATAAAGTGGGTGATTTTATGCAGAAATTCTCTATTGTCTTAAAAAGAATCTTACCAGATAAACTTTATGAGACATTATTAATGAATCATTACAAGTTGTAA
- a CDS encoding DUF4199 domain-containing protein, whose product MENQASTKNIIINYGLILGVIGLLPSLIKYAMGGNYLENDSISGILSVIVSIIFIVLAYKKFKTNNNGFMTWGQGVKIGMGIIFISMIITILYLLLFTNFIEPDFKAQVIEASEQKWIDAGYSDDQIEMSKEMTNKYFNLSMFGGIAIMSLFFGFVVSAITSAIMKKNEEEQY is encoded by the coding sequence ATGGAAAATCAAGCAAGCACAAAAAATATTATCATTAATTATGGATTAATTTTAGGAGTAATTGGTTTATTGCCTAGTTTAATAAAATATGCAATGGGTGGAAATTATTTAGAAAATGATTCTATTTCAGGCATTCTAAGTGTTATTGTTTCAATTATATTTATTGTATTAGCGTATAAAAAATTCAAAACAAATAATAATGGTTTTATGACTTGGGGTCAAGGCGTTAAAATAGGTATGGGGATAATTTTTATAAGTATGATTATTACAATTCTTTACTTGTTACTTTTTACAAATTTCATCGAACCTGATTTTAAAGCTCAAGTAATTGAAGCTTCAGAGCAAAAATGGATTGATGCTGGATATTCAGATGATCAAATTGAAATGTCAAAAGAAATGACAAACAAATATTTTAACCTTTCTATGTTTGGAGGAATTGCAATTATGAGTTTATTTTTTGGCTTCGTTGTTTCTGCAATAACGAGTGCAATTATGAAAAAAAATGAGGAAGAACAATATTAA
- a CDS encoding glycosyltransferase family 2 protein, with protein MDISVVIPLLNEEESLQELHDWIAKVMQSNRYLYEIIFIDDGSTDTSWNVIEKLSKENKEVKGIRFQKNFGKSQALDAGFGVAKGEVVITMDADLQDNPEEIPELYDLIVKDDFDLISGWKKKRYDNVITKNIPSKLFNAAARKTSGLKLHDFNCGLKAYKNEVIKTVKVSGEMHRYIPVLAKNEGYTKIGEKVVKHQARKYGETKFGMNRFINGFLDLITISFLSKFGKRPMHFFGLWGTLMFLFGTTLAFYVGVIKLYKLYNGMKTILVTDNPWFYIALTSMILGTLLFLAGFIGELVIKSNNNEKHYSIKEKVNF; from the coding sequence ATGGATATATCGGTAGTAATACCACTTCTTAACGAAGAAGAATCTCTACAAGAATTACACGATTGGATTGCAAAAGTTATGCAATCCAATCGTTATTTATATGAAATCATTTTTATTGATGACGGTAGCACAGACACTTCCTGGAATGTTATAGAAAAGTTATCTAAAGAAAATAAAGAAGTAAAAGGAATTCGCTTTCAAAAAAACTTTGGTAAATCTCAAGCTTTAGATGCTGGTTTTGGAGTAGCAAAAGGTGAAGTTGTAATCACTATGGATGCTGATTTACAAGACAATCCAGAAGAAATCCCAGAACTATATGATTTAATTGTTAAAGATGATTTCGATTTAATTTCTGGTTGGAAAAAGAAACGGTATGATAATGTAATTACCAAAAACATTCCTTCAAAACTATTTAATGCAGCTGCAAGAAAAACTTCTGGTTTAAAATTACACGATTTTAATTGTGGATTAAAAGCGTATAAAAATGAAGTTATAAAAACTGTAAAAGTTAGTGGAGAAATGCATAGATATATTCCAGTTTTAGCAAAAAATGAAGGTTATACTAAAATTGGAGAAAAAGTAGTAAAACATCAAGCTAGAAAATACGGAGAAACAAAATTTGGTATGAATAGATTTATTAACGGATTTTTAGACTTAATCACTATATCATTTTTATCAAAATTTGGTAAACGTCCAATGCACTTTTTTGGACTTTGGGGAACCTTAATGTTTTTATTTGGTACTACCTTAGCTTTTTATGTTGGCGTTATTAAATTATATAAACTTTATAACGGAATGAAAACCATTTTAGTGACTGACAATCCATGGTTTTATATTGCACTAACCTCAATGATTTTAGGAACTTTATTATTTTTAGCTGGTTTTATTGGCGAACTCGTAATAAAGTCAAACAATAATGAAAAACACTATTCAATAAAGGAAAAAGTCAATTTCTAA
- a CDS encoding phospho-sugar mutase yields the protein MDTILDKAKSWLSDTFDTETQNEIQQLINDNSDDLTDRFYKDLAFGTGGMRGVMGAGTNRVNKYTLGKATQGLANYLNKNVTKSQLKVAIAFDCRHNSKEFSKIVADVLSANNIKVFLFDDLRSTPELSFAVRHLDCDAGIVLTASHNPPEYNGYKVYWSDGGQIVPPQDGGIIAEVNALDFSEINFKANEHLIEVIGKEVDDVFVKGAVENGKLPELKSRKDLKIVFTSLHGTSIMSVPDTLREAGYTDVHIVEEQREPNGDFPTVKSPNPEEPAALKMATDLADKIGADIVIGTDPDCDRLGVAIRDDKGNMKLMNGNQSMVVMTDFLLQKWNKEGKLNGNQFIGSTIVSTELVNKVAAEYNVSTKVSLTGFKWIAKMIRDHDTMDFIGGGEESFGYMIGDFVRDKDAVTATLLACEVAALAKQNGSSFYNELLNIYTKHNYYKEHLISIVKKGMDGAVQIQKMLSDFREEPLQKIDGERVVYVNDYQSSIQKNLITGEENCIDLPKSNVLIYHTEKGTRIAVRPSGTEPKIKFYFSVNTSLDSVKNADKIEDQLDTKIQRIINELNL from the coding sequence ATGGATACAATTTTAGACAAAGCCAAAAGTTGGCTATCTGATACTTTTGATACAGAAACACAGAACGAAATTCAGCAGTTAATTAATGATAATTCTGACGACTTAACTGATCGATTTTACAAAGATTTAGCATTTGGAACTGGTGGAATGCGAGGTGTAATGGGTGCAGGAACTAATAGAGTTAACAAATATACATTAGGTAAAGCTACACAAGGATTAGCAAATTACTTAAATAAAAATGTGACTAAAAGTCAATTAAAAGTAGCAATTGCTTTTGATTGTAGACATAATAGTAAAGAGTTTTCTAAAATTGTTGCTGATGTTTTATCAGCAAATAATATAAAAGTTTTTTTGTTTGATGATTTACGTTCAACACCAGAACTATCATTTGCTGTAAGACATTTAGATTGTGATGCTGGTATTGTATTAACGGCTTCACATAATCCGCCAGAATACAATGGATATAAAGTCTATTGGTCTGATGGTGGACAAATAGTTCCGCCACAGGACGGAGGAATCATTGCAGAAGTAAATGCGTTAGATTTTTCTGAAATCAATTTTAAAGCAAACGAACATTTAATTGAAGTCATCGGAAAAGAAGTTGATGATGTTTTTGTAAAAGGTGCTGTTGAAAACGGAAAATTACCTGAATTAAAAAGTCGAAAAGATTTAAAAATCGTTTTCACTTCACTACATGGAACTTCCATCATGTCTGTACCAGATACCTTAAGAGAAGCTGGCTATACTGATGTTCATATTGTTGAAGAGCAACGAGAACCTAATGGAGATTTCCCAACGGTAAAATCGCCAAATCCAGAAGAACCAGCTGCTTTAAAAATGGCAACTGATTTAGCTGATAAAATTGGAGCAGATATTGTTATTGGAACAGATCCTGATTGTGATAGATTAGGAGTTGCCATTAGAGATGATAAAGGAAACATGAAGTTAATGAATGGTAATCAATCTATGGTTGTAATGACAGATTTTTTACTTCAAAAATGGAATAAAGAAGGAAAACTAAACGGTAATCAATTCATAGGATCTACGATTGTTTCAACAGAACTTGTAAATAAAGTTGCAGCAGAATATAATGTATCGACCAAAGTTAGCTTAACAGGTTTTAAATGGATTGCAAAAATGATACGCGATCATGACACCATGGATTTTATTGGTGGTGGAGAAGAAAGTTTTGGCTATATGATTGGCGATTTTGTAAGAGATAAAGATGCTGTTACCGCTACTTTGTTAGCTTGTGAAGTGGCTGCTTTAGCAAAACAAAACGGTAGTTCTTTTTATAATGAACTATTAAACATTTACACAAAACACAACTATTACAAAGAACATTTAATTTCAATTGTTAAAAAAGGAATGGATGGAGCAGTTCAGATTCAAAAAATGCTAAGCGATTTTCGTGAAGAACCTTTACAAAAAATTGATGGTGAAAGGGTTGTATATGTAAATGATTATCAATCCTCTATTCAGAAAAACTTAATTACAGGAGAAGAAAACTGCATTGATTTACCAAAATCAAATGTGTTAATTTACCATACCGAAAAAGGTACAAGAATTGCTGTAAGACCAAGTGGGACAGAACCTAAAATCAAATTCTATTTTAGTGTAAACACTTCTTTAGATTCAGTAAAGAATGCTGATAAAATTGAAGATCAATTAGATACTAAAATCCAAAGAATTATTAACGAATTAAACCTATAA
- a CDS encoding ABC transporter ATP-binding protein encodes MTYFKKILYYAIPYKRFAFLNIFFNILYALFSALSFVVLMPLFKVIFGSEQNHITNKPVYEGFTKAVSYFNDYFSYYVATKVGDDQEKILLIVIALIVIIFLLKNLFSYLGFYSITFLKNGVLKDIRNDLYKKTVSLPLSYFSEKRKGDTMARIGPDVIEVHYSFLSILELIFRDPLMIIVTIIIMFSFSIKLTLFVFLFVPVAGFIINIIGKNLKKTSDKVQNEQGTFLSLLEETLSGLRVIKGFNAENVFLNKFNKSTDTFEKLSNKLLNKTQLSAPVSEVLGIMVFAVLLWYGGSLVLIDKVLDGDEFIGYLGLAYNLITPAKSISKASFIIKKGNAAAERILEILETEDELKESADAIDKNNFNSEIEFKNISFKYEDDYVLKNFYLKVPKGKSVALVGQSGSGKSTLANLITRFYDVNEGSIEIDSTNIKNITKKSLLDLMGIVTQDSILFNDTVSENIKLGKQDATEEEVIKASKISNAHEFIKNLPKKYNTNIGDSGNKLSGGQKQRLSIARAVLKNPPIMILDEATSALDTESEQLVQLALEKMMKNRTSIVIAHRLSTIQNADNIVVLRKGEIVEQGKHEELLAKKGEYFKLVSMQTLS; translated from the coding sequence TTGACTTATTTTAAAAAAATATTGTATTATGCTATACCTTATAAAAGGTTTGCCTTCTTAAATATTTTTTTTAATATTTTGTACGCTCTTTTCTCAGCACTTTCATTTGTGGTATTAATGCCACTATTTAAAGTCATTTTTGGCTCTGAACAAAACCATATCACTAACAAACCTGTATATGAAGGTTTTACAAAAGCTGTTTCTTACTTTAATGATTATTTTAGTTATTATGTAGCTACTAAAGTTGGTGATGATCAAGAAAAAATTCTTCTAATTGTTATTGCACTAATAGTTATTATTTTTTTATTGAAAAATCTTTTTAGTTATTTAGGATTTTATTCTATTACATTTCTTAAAAATGGTGTTTTAAAAGATATAAGAAATGATTTGTACAAAAAAACAGTTTCCTTACCACTATCTTATTTTTCTGAAAAAAGAAAAGGAGATACCATGGCTAGAATTGGCCCAGATGTAATTGAAGTTCATTATTCTTTCTTATCAATTTTAGAATTAATTTTTAGAGACCCATTAATGATAATTGTAACAATTATCATTATGTTTTCTTTTAGTATTAAGCTTACTTTATTTGTATTTCTTTTTGTTCCTGTAGCCGGGTTTATTATTAATATAATTGGTAAAAATTTAAAAAAGACATCTGATAAAGTTCAGAATGAGCAAGGTACTTTTTTATCACTTTTAGAAGAAACATTATCAGGTTTAAGAGTGATAAAAGGATTTAATGCAGAAAATGTTTTCCTAAATAAATTTAATAAATCTACTGATACATTTGAAAAACTTTCAAATAAATTACTTAACAAAACACAATTATCAGCTCCAGTGAGTGAAGTTTTAGGAATAATGGTCTTTGCTGTTCTTTTATGGTATGGAGGTTCTCTTGTTTTAATTGATAAAGTTTTAGATGGTGATGAATTTATTGGTTACCTAGGACTTGCATATAATTTAATAACTCCTGCCAAATCTATTTCTAAAGCAAGTTTTATTATTAAAAAAGGAAATGCTGCAGCAGAAAGGATATTAGAAATTTTAGAAACTGAAGATGAATTAAAAGAAAGTGCAGACGCGATAGATAAAAATAATTTTAATTCTGAGATTGAATTTAAAAACATCTCTTTTAAATATGAAGATGATTATGTTTTAAAGAATTTTTATTTAAAAGTACCTAAAGGGAAATCAGTAGCACTAGTTGGTCAATCTGGAAGTGGAAAATCTACTTTAGCAAACTTAATTACTCGTTTTTATGATGTTAATGAAGGTAGTATAGAGATAGATTCAACAAACATTAAAAATATTACTAAAAAGTCTCTATTAGATTTAATGGGTATTGTAACTCAGGATTCAATATTATTTAATGATACTGTTTCGGAAAACATAAAATTAGGTAAACAAGATGCAACTGAAGAAGAAGTTATAAAAGCTTCAAAAATTTCTAATGCACATGAATTTATAAAAAATTTACCAAAAAAATATAACACTAATATTGGTGATAGTGGAAACAAACTTTCTGGCGGGCAGAAACAACGCTTATCAATCGCAAGAGCTGTTTTAAAGAACCCACCAATTATGATTTTGGACGAAGCAACCTCAGCATTGGATACAGAATCTGAACAATTAGTGCAGCTTGCTTTGGAGAAAATGATGAAAAACCGAACATCTATAGTTATAGCACATCGATTATCTACCATCCAAAACGCAGATAACATTGTAGTTTTAAGAAAAGGAGAAATTGTTGAACAAGGTAAACATGAAGAATTATTAGCTAAAAAAGGAGAATATTTCAAGCTAGTTTCTATGCAAACACTTAGCTAA
- a CDS encoding glycosyltransferase family 4 protein has translation MFKEKIIFILFYKWKYLLAILKSKSLKNRSKKVDSITYVAREADKDWIFGAKVNKLSRSSNLNADVYFHDRLRDLPVTDGYFFVFHQYFYRAIRHNPQILNKRNIIMFTHPNWTNSFSKTHVSWCLNLAYKIICLNSTVKKELIEIGVKEEKLELIHIASNPEFFYHHERKSGAVGFCSAYGPRKNAQLIFDIINNMPEKHFYILGKGWENFERFEELSKLKNFTYYNNEDYHKFPDLYTKIDTFISASFLEGGPVPILEAMLSNCFPIATKTGFCPDIIEHGKNGFLIDLDITYKEVIPLIKEADNIKFNVRETVLEYSWEKCAKKIDTLFLS, from the coding sequence ATGTTTAAAGAAAAAATAATTTTTATTCTTTTTTATAAGTGGAAATATCTACTTGCAATTTTAAAATCTAAATCTTTAAAAAATAGATCCAAAAAAGTTGATTCAATAACTTATGTTGCAAGAGAAGCAGATAAAGATTGGATTTTTGGTGCTAAAGTGAATAAATTATCAAGAAGCTCAAACTTAAATGCAGATGTTTATTTTCATGATAGATTAAGAGATTTACCTGTAACTGATGGATATTTTTTTGTTTTTCATCAATATTTTTACAGAGCAATTCGTCATAACCCACAGATTCTAAATAAGCGAAACATTATTATGTTTACGCACCCAAATTGGACAAACTCATTTTCTAAAACTCATGTTTCTTGGTGTTTAAATTTAGCATATAAAATTATATGTTTAAACTCAACCGTAAAAAAAGAGTTAATAGAAATTGGTGTTAAAGAAGAAAAATTAGAATTAATTCATATTGCTTCAAACCCAGAATTTTTCTATCACCATGAAAGAAAAAGTGGTGCTGTTGGATTTTGTTCTGCATATGGACCAAGAAAAAATGCTCAACTTATTTTTGATATTATTAATAACATGCCAGAGAAACATTTTTACATTCTTGGAAAAGGTTGGGAGAATTTTGAGCGTTTTGAAGAGTTAAGTAAGCTGAAAAACTTTACTTATTATAATAATGAAGACTATCATAAATTTCCAGACCTATATACTAAGATAGATACATTTATTTCTGCATCTTTTTTAGAAGGTGGACCAGTACCAATTTTAGAAGCAATGCTTTCAAATTGTTTTCCTATTGCAACAAAAACAGGTTTTTGTCCAGATATTATTGAGCACGGAAAAAATGGCTTTTTAATTGATTTAGACATTACTTATAAAGAAGTAATTCCTTTAATTAAAGAAGCAGACAATATAAAGTTTAATGTTAGAGAAACTGTTCTTGAATATTCTTGGGAGAAATGTGCTAAGAAAATTGATACACTCTTTTTAAGCTAA
- a CDS encoding CCA tRNA nucleotidyltransferase, producing the protein MQNQFLKEAISSEIFNIISQASSNLNIDSYVIGGFVRDFILQRGTAKDIDVVAIGSGIELAQEVANLLPNKPKVMVFKTYGTAMLRYQDVEIEFVGARKESYSEESRNPEVSAGTLQDDQNRRDFTINALALSLNASNFGELLDPFGGINDLENKTIRTPLDPDITYSDDPLRMMRAIRFATQLNFEIEDSSLTAITKNSERLKIITRERINDELNKILSSPKPSIGFLLLEKTKLLVQILPELIDLKGVEEVEGQKHKDNFYHTLEVVDNIAENTNNVWLRWAALLHDIGKAPTKKFSKKVGWTFHAHEFVGSKMVYKLFKRLRLPLNNKMKFVQKMVLLSSRPIVLATEVTDSAVRRLIFDAGEDIDSLMTLCEADITTKNPKKFRRYHQNFELVRSKIKEVEERDRVRNFQPPITGEEIMKTFNLKPCREIGQIKEAIKEAILEGEIPNEHKASLDFMIKKGKSLGLTLA; encoded by the coding sequence ATGCAAAATCAGTTTTTAAAAGAAGCTATTTCATCAGAAATATTTAATATTATATCACAGGCATCTTCAAATTTAAATATTGATTCTTATGTAATTGGTGGTTTTGTACGTGATTTTATCTTACAAAGAGGTACTGCAAAAGATATAGACGTTGTTGCAATTGGTAGCGGAATTGAATTAGCACAAGAAGTTGCTAATTTATTACCGAACAAGCCAAAAGTGATGGTTTTTAAAACCTATGGAACGGCAATGTTACGATATCAAGATGTAGAAATTGAGTTTGTTGGTGCTCGAAAAGAATCGTATTCGGAAGAAAGTAGAAATCCAGAAGTTTCCGCAGGAACTTTACAAGACGACCAAAACAGAAGAGATTTTACAATTAATGCATTAGCGCTTAGTTTAAATGCAAGTAATTTTGGTGAATTATTAGACCCGTTTGGAGGAATTAATGATTTAGAAAATAAAACCATAAGAACACCATTAGATCCAGATATTACCTATTCTGATGATCCACTAAGAATGATGAGAGCCATTCGTTTTGCAACCCAATTAAATTTTGAAATTGAGGATTCGTCTTTAACTGCAATAACCAAGAATTCTGAAAGACTAAAAATAATTACAAGAGAACGAATAAATGATGAATTGAATAAAATTCTTTCTTCTCCAAAACCTTCTATTGGTTTTTTATTATTAGAGAAAACGAAGTTGTTAGTCCAGATTTTACCAGAATTAATTGATTTAAAAGGAGTAGAAGAGGTAGAAGGACAGAAACATAAAGATAATTTTTATCATACCTTAGAAGTAGTTGATAATATTGCTGAAAACACAAACAATGTTTGGTTACGATGGGCAGCTTTATTACATGATATTGGAAAAGCACCTACCAAAAAATTTAGTAAAAAAGTTGGCTGGACATTTCATGCACATGAATTTGTTGGTTCTAAAATGGTGTATAAATTATTTAAACGTTTACGATTACCATTAAATAATAAGATGAAGTTTGTTCAGAAAATGGTATTGTTAAGTTCAAGGCCTATTGTGTTAGCAACAGAAGTTACCGATTCTGCTGTACGTCGTTTAATTTTTGATGCAGGTGAAGATATTGATTCTTTAATGACCCTTTGTGAAGCAGATATTACTACGAAAAACCCTAAGAAATTTAGAAGGTATCATCAAAATTTTGAATTAGTACGTTCTAAAATTAAAGAAGTAGAAGAACGTGATAGAGTTCGTAATTTTCAACCGCCAATTACAGGTGAAGAAATTATGAAAACCTTTAACTTAAAGCCTTGTAGAGAGATAGGTCAGATAAAAGAAGCAATTAAGGAGGCTATTTTAGAAGGTGAAATACCTAATGAACATAAGGCTTCTCTTGATTTCATGATTAAAAAAGGAAAGTCTTTAGGGTTAACTTTAGCTTAA
- a CDS encoding L-threonylcarbamoyladenylate synthase, whose protein sequence is MIPEIIAALDSLQKGKTILYPTDTVWGIGCDVTNYKSVDKIYKIKKRVTSKSLIVLVSSLYMLKKYVSVPKKAIELLKNSEKPTTIIYNNPKGFANNTIAEDNTIAIRIVQDEFCRKLIKRFGKPIVSTSANISENPTPKSFSEIDNAILDRVDYIVNLHQNKVNSKSSTILKIDGNDIQVLRP, encoded by the coding sequence TTGATACCTGAAATTATTGCTGCTTTAGATTCATTACAAAAAGGAAAAACTATTTTATACCCAACGGATACTGTTTGGGGTATAGGTTGTGATGTAACAAATTATAAATCAGTTGATAAAATTTATAAAATTAAGAAAAGGGTAACATCTAAAAGCTTAATTGTTTTAGTAAGCTCATTGTATATGCTAAAAAAGTATGTCTCTGTTCCTAAAAAAGCAATTGAACTATTAAAAAATAGCGAAAAACCGACAACGATTATTTATAACAACCCAAAAGGATTTGCAAATAATACCATTGCAGAAGATAATACAATTGCTATACGAATTGTACAAGATGAGTTTTGTAGAAAATTGATTAAACGATTTGGAAAACCTATCGTTTCTACATCTGCAAATATTTCAGAAAATCCTACACCAAAATCATTTTCAGAAATAGACAATGCTATTTTGGATAGAGTAGATTATATAGTAAATTTGCATCAAAATAAAGTGAATTCAAAATCATCAACTATATTAAAAATTGATGGGAATGATATTCAGGTTTTAAGACCCTAA
- a CDS encoding glycosyltransferase family 2 protein, producing the protein MTKITAIIPTLNEQIHIEEAIGSVDFADEIIIIDSFSSDKTIELAKKHDVKIIQRQFDDFSSQKNFAIEKASNSWIYILDADERVTEELKNEILKTVKDPKDKVGFHIRRSFFFGAKNLHYGGWQRDKVIRLFLKEYCQYNGNLVHEVIESTGELGFLKNKINHYSYRNYNQYIGKMNHYSELKAQQLFQKNKNVNVYHFLIKPLVRFFIHYVIRLGFLDGYAGLIYARTQAYAVFSRYVKLWHLKNNGF; encoded by the coding sequence ATGACAAAAATTACTGCAATCATACCAACGCTTAATGAGCAGATTCATATTGAAGAAGCTATAGGGTCTGTTGATTTTGCTGATGAAATTATTATAATAGATTCTTTTAGTTCTGATAAAACAATTGAGCTTGCTAAAAAACATGATGTAAAAATTATTCAGAGACAGTTTGATGATTTTTCTTCGCAAAAGAATTTTGCAATTGAAAAAGCGAGTAATTCTTGGATTTATATTTTAGACGCAGACGAACGTGTCACTGAAGAACTTAAAAATGAAATATTAAAGACCGTTAAAGACCCAAAAGATAAAGTTGGATTTCACATTAGAAGATCCTTCTTTTTTGGTGCTAAAAATTTACATTATGGCGGTTGGCAAAGAGATAAGGTAATTCGATTATTCTTAAAAGAATATTGTCAATATAATGGTAATTTGGTTCATGAAGTTATTGAGTCTACTGGTGAATTAGGGTTTCTAAAGAATAAAATAAATCATTATTCATATAGAAACTACAATCAGTATATTGGTAAAATGAATCATTATTCTGAGTTAAAAGCGCAACAACTTTTTCAAAAAAATAAAAATGTAAATGTCTATCATTTTCTAATTAAGCCGTTAGTTAGGTTTTTTATTCATTATGTAATCAGATTAGGTTTTTTAGATGGTTATGCAGGTTTAATTTATGCAAGAACTCAGGCATATGCAGTATTTTCTAGATATGTAAAACTTTGGCATCTAAAAAATAATGGATTTTGA